The window GCTGATAAAGTCGATAAATAATGGCTTATTTCCATCAGCTGAGAAACTTCAGATGTGCACTGTTTGCCaggatggttttgaattgcttgaaatatgattggaatcacttcaaaaaggaaaatataagtgcaacatgtgcagtctgtcatataggctacataaaattataatgagaatattataattgtgtgcttgagacatggcttttaatggtgagacttttgtttttgtattcagGTTCTTAaagattatataaaaatttggatttcaatttatcagccaatatatcgtttatcggctttcaaatataaataattatcggtcaaaattttcatatcggtgcatccctactaaatattataaatgctTTTAAATGCTTAATATTCTTCTTTTCAATCTGCCTCTCAGGTTGAGGTCCCTAAGCTGCTGAGATAGCATCTGTCCAGTGTATGTGCTTCTACCAGATTCCCCTGCAGCGCCCCATCATCACGGTggagtcattgaatcatcaAGATGAGATTCCTCCTTAACTGGCTTAGACGCTCTGAAATACAGATTATTGGGATTATCTGATATCTAAACATCTAAGGTGGGACACTTGAGTGTGATTTTTTTCCCTGGACTGACAGTTAACCAGTCAACATTCAAGCTGTGAGGGGCATCTGTTGAGGTTTAAGGACCCTCAGAGAAAAGAttttttcagataaatcagatgGGTTATTGGAATATCTTGGCCATTTGttctttaagatattttttagaCCTGTCTTGAATCATTACTCTGTCTATATATGTAGAAATCTGCCTtgatgttatgtgtttgttaaagTCAGCATAAAATGGAAGTTGCAATAGTCCTTCCTTCTCTACAGTGTCGTAtgtgaaacggcttctcaaagaagaaaaaatgtaaggctgaacttgattttgtccatcaggaattgattggatcattgtagtttgctattgctgtgatctcatgtgagtgaagAGATATCAGTGCAGAGAGAGGGGAggaaggggaagttattttgattaaagattacgagggcacacaaaaaaaattatattaatgatGATGTTCATggataaatactgcaatatttaataaaaaaaaatgtcaatttgaCTTTAAATAgtgtaaacatttacatttaaatactaTATTGATTATTTATGAGATATTGTGTTCAATTTCACAAGCAGATCTGTTTATGGCCATGAATTTTTGCATCTGGACTTTTGAGAGAATCTAGTTTGAGTTTCTGTATTACAATATTtacattgttgtttttttagggAAATTAGAACAAGCTGCTCCCTTTCACAACTGCAAACATTATCATATCCTTGggcagcattttttaaatttatccCCAAATCAAGATGAAAACAAGTTTgactgtttttttaaattgtgataaaTACTCTAGATATCACTTGAGAAGTACTTAATTAGCAGTACCTAGTCCTGTCTGATGTGTCTTTTTGTAGAGCAAAAAATAGCAATGAAAGCATTTACACAATGAAAAAGGAAGTCATATTTATTGCTGAAAGCTCTCTTGTCCTctggttttctttttcttttgcaacAGTCTTTGTAACAACATTAAGCTGCATAATCAAATATGTACTTGCAAATGCATCAGTTACAAAAATGTGTCAACACACCTGCTAATCGGCTTTGTTTCCTTCCTTACCCAAAGTCATACCGGTCTTACTGCTAaactgtttttggtttgttcttttgcaggtctctctctctctctctctctctctctctctatttctcttTCTCTATTAAAAGCACTGTTCCTCTGTTAACTGATGGAGCAGACAAGCGTGAGACAGGAAGCCAGttataatgttgtgttatgttgtaGTTTATTATAAAGAGGATGTCTTGCTTGAAGAGGATGATAACAAGTTAAGGAGAATGAAAACCCATCTAAAGATTCTGTCTCTTTTCATAggtaaatactttttttctggCTTGATATATTTCAAGATGGTGTCTTCATTATTTAGAGATGAATTGACATCTTATAGCAGACTGTAAATATAATTGTGCGTGCATTTAAAGTTAAACTGAACTGATTCAGCAGTAGTTGTCTAATGACCCTCTGTATATTGTTTGAGAAAAAGGATTGTGTAAAAAAATTCTCAGTTTAACAAATACAGTGAAGTAATAAAGTGTTTTCTAGTTTTCAGTGGTGTGTTGATGAAGTCTGGAGATGTTTTTGAGGGAACAGTGGGTGAAAAGGTGGAGATCAAATGTCCATATCCAGATGATTACAAATTTACACCCAAGTACCTTTGCCGTCATCCCTGTGGATCAGAGCATGTTTTGATTAAAAGTGCAAAGATTGATCAGGTCGATCAGAATGGAAGATACTCTTTGATTAATACTGTGAGTGGAAGGTTCTTTACTGTAACCATCAAAGATCTCAGACTCAAAGACTCTGGTGTTTATTACTGTGGACTTGATCAATGGTTCCGTGACACATTGAAAAAAGTTAATCTCTCTGTCCGTCAAGGTGGGTATTTATGCAAACGTTTTGTGAATATAATATATGTCTTCCAATTTAAATACTTTCACATAGCTTtacaaaatttcaaaataaaacaaaacaaaaataaacttgaATTCCTCTGTTTTATTTCCtctgttttattttcagcagcTCCAGTGAACAGACCTTCACACACCCCTGAAAACACAATTATAACTACAACTGCATTTACATGGACAACAACGCTCACCTCCGCAGTAGTTACATCCAGTCAGCAAACTAATGATCCATTTTACAACAATAGTTTgactatttataattttaaaaaatcatactCATATTTAGACTGGTTAGGCTTgcttttgaaaaacatttaggAAATCAGAATGACTTACAGtaaacttttaataataatgaaatccTATAGTTTTCATGCTGTAGTCGagattttgtttatatttagtaTTTTACACTTTCATCTTAAACGAGAAGGAGAAATTCCACTTCTTTTTATAAATCAGATACTGTgattctctctttttctgtctctCAGATAACTCTACTTCATATGAGCAGTTCTCATCAACCGTCCGGTTAAATGAATCAAAAAATGGAGAAtttgtttgtatgtattttattttgaccatTAGAATTTCTTTGTGTAACATTGTGTTCATATTACATCATTTAATGATGACTGTCATAACATTTAGCTTGATAAGCATACTGGCTTTCTCTGTTTATTTCAGTCAGCGTGACTGTGGTGTGTGCAGGTGTTCTGGTGCTGCTGGTGTTTGTGGCTTTAGTGTTTCTCTACAGGAAAAGATCAGATTCAAAGTCCAGATGTAagaccacacacacataaaaacttgAACTGATTCAAATGCCCAATAGTGAGTTGattcaaatcaaataataaaaaagtaatcaaaaaagCCCCATTGCATCTGGTTTAAAAATCAAATAGAGAACTGGTGTGACTGCTGTGGTTTAGTCATGTGATCATATCTTATTTTGTTCAGATGACTAAGTCACTTTGAATGGGTTCTACATTATGTTTCTTTTAGGTTTGAACCATCCTGTCCCTGAAAATTCAGTTCAGGTTGGAACATCTGCTCTTACATAATTTTATCCTAAAGTATCAATATCTGATTGCAAACCTAACAAAATACAATTGATCAACATTAGATACATTAATGCATTTGCTTTGTTGGAGTAAATCTAGTGAATCCAGATTACTCTAAAGATGTTGAATGTACACTGAATACACTCTGTTAAATGTGCACTAAATAATTTTTGGTATGTGTTCCCCTATGTCTCTCAGACTGTAGATGATGTCTTTCACATCTACGATGAAATGTTGAACGAGTACAGCCTGGATGCCAGTTCTTCTGTAATATATTCCACCGTGCAGCAATGTAATCCTGCACCTCAGGATGATTTTTATTCACTCATCACACACCACTGAGGATAAATGATTAGATCAATCTCATGCTCtctaaaaaaaaactcacactTGAAACCCCGTTGATGCGAAGTGATGCATGCGGTCAACTTGCTAAAACAGGCATGACTGCCTGCAAACATCCTGCTGTGGACATGTGCGTCAGGTCGTGACATTGAACTGAACTGCTGTGTTAAATTAAAAGTGTGAATTTCCTGTGTAAGTAACAGCATTAGCTTTTTGGGttgtagggtgaattcagggtgattgggacactttttgccattgagattattggaaaaagtgtcccaatcaacctgaattcaccctatatgCAAAGTTAGGCTACATTTTAAAGATcatattgtttgtttatttgtttaacaGACTGCCTGACTGACAGATCAAATTTTATGACTAATTATGTAGGAATCCGTggtaaattcatattttttttcttacagtacCTCTGTTCTTATGTCTTTTTAGACCGATGGTGTGTATTATTATTGTGAGACTTTCTTTTGCCCCAACTGTATGTGTCTGTATATTAAAGCTAGTTTATTGTAAATCTCtaatttttttctgagaataaaaagttaaacacagagccaaagaaaataaatatagctaAAAGAATGGCTTAATGCTAAATCACATGCAGTCAAGATGTGTGTGATGTAAAACCTTGTATGTCATTTGTGGCTTTGACACAGAAAGGttgtttcacgagttcacacttacaaataatcagataacAGTAAAAGTAtgtgtatttggcgtgctgtccgaggagagggctctgagcttgggatttggcccgaacccagagtacttcCCCGTATCCCTGCTGTGATAGGAACCCACCGAAACAGAGGAGTCAAGAtagaggagggatgctgaaaactgTTGAGGAACATAGGTCGGCTGTGTATAGGCTTCCTCTCAAGCTGATTGGATAGATCATGTGATCCCtcctgaactttgttaataaaatatcatttaatgAAGCACAAAGGTGAGCAATACAACTTAAAAGTAAATGCGATTAGGCCTACTGATTATGATGTTTATTTAAGTTTCTCAATGAGGCAATATGAAAGTGTATTTGTGTTTCTAATGATAATCTAAGCAGTTATTTAAGAATACAGCTTGATTAGGAATATTACACCATAAAAtgtcaataaaatgtttttaactaAACCATGGTGATCagcagagtaaaaaaaaaaaatgttgatttagAGTGTGTGTTGATTTTAAGTTGGTGTGATGTTTTCTTGAAAACATAAGCCTATGCACACTGAAATAGCTTAGGTGTTACAATGAAGCCGTTTCACTTCACAGCCTTCAACTTCAGAAGACGCTGCAATTAATCTGTGCACATGTGTACTGTGTGATATTATGTTTGACTGCATCTAGTTTTTGCATATATTTGAATAAGAATTTCTATATGAATTCTAGTCTTTTCTGTATGAATTTATTGTACTTGCTGTCACTATCTCCTGCTTCTTAACAACATAAAGTTTGCTTCTTTTCTGATTCTTTAAGTTGTAGTTTCTCTGCTAAATGGTCATTGGTTTGTACGTTTGTATGTagaagtctctctctctctctctgggtgGGGCATCTTTCAAGTTCATCTGCAGTTGCAGTATGAGAAACAGTAAGCAGAATTTATACTGAgattgtttgttttaatgtaaCAGTTACTTTATAAATCCTAAATGTTTTGAGGTGGATATGATATGGAAAATGAAAACTCTTATGAAGATTCTGTGTCTTTTCGTAGGTAACGCTCCTTTCTTTACATTTTCCATCCATTTCCATTCCATTTTCTGTTTGATAGCCATACTAATCAtggataaaattatttattcaggATAACAAtatgatatttaatatttagagagtttgaagttattttGAGAGCTTCTTTGTTTAGTTGTTTGAAAATTGTTTGTATGTTGTTAAAATTTTAACGGGTCAAAGTTTACAAAGTGTAATTTCACTGCAGGTCTCTGTTTAActcaactgatttttttttactgtgttttttctagttttcagtggtgtattgATGAAGTCTGGAGATGTTTTTGAGGGAACAGTGGGTGAAAAGGTGGAGATCAAATGTCCATATCCAGATGATTACAAATATACACCCAAGTACCTTTGCCGTCATCCATGTAGATCAGAGCATGTTTTGATTAAAAGTGCAAAGATTGATCAGGTCGATCAGAATGGAAGATACTCTTTGATTAATACTGTGAGTGGAAGGTTCTTTACTGTAACCATCAAAGATCTCAGACTCAAAGACTCTGGTGTTTATTACTGTGGACTTGATAAATGGTTCCGTGACACATTGAAAAAAGTTCATCTCTCTGTCCGTCAAGGTGGGTAGGCTATTTATGCAAACAGTTTGTGAATAATATATGTCTTCCTATTTAAATACTTTCACATAGCtttacaacatgtttattaAACTTGAATTcctcttttttctgttttattttcagcagcTCCAGTGGATAGACCTTCACACACCCCTGAAAACACAATTATAACTACAACTGCATCTACATGGACAATAACACTCACCTCTGCAGGTAAAAGTTCATCCGGTCAGCAAAAAAGAGATACTGTTGACCCATCAagacatttaatgacatttcATCTAATATCACTAgtattgtaataaaaaaatacaataaaaaaaatctgactcTATTTACAAGCAATACTGTGATTTTGTCTCTCGTAGATATTTTTCACTCATATGAAGTGTTACCAACAGTCCTATCGTCAGGTTCCACTCCTTTAATCAACAGATCTGGTAActcttcttttttatatatttattgttgcTGTTAGTATTCTTACAATAACAGTAATATAATggcaatttatttgtttttgtcctTACATAGCTTACTGATCACGACACACATATTGCAGCAACATGAACTAGTATAGTGATTATATAATCTTGTTCTTTTTATTCCTGTAGATGTGACTGCGGTTTGTGCAGGTGTTTTGTCACTCCTCGTTTTCTCGATTCTTGTGCCTTTACTGTTTATCTACAGGAAAAGATCAGATTCAAAGTTTAGATGTAAGATCACACACACTTTAAGACTTCAACTGCaacaatgtaataataataataataataataataataatagagaGTTAATAGTAATGACTTTTTAAATAACCTCAAGCATTAATATGCCATGTTTATGATGCTTCCAAACTTAAGTGATAATATCTCATATTCCTCTGGTCCGTTATTTTAAGTCAATAATGAAATCTaacattatttgtattattcacATGTTGATGCTTTGAAACTTCACACCATTGAAAATATAGTTCAAGATCCAGCAGAATTCAAACAGGTATGGAAACCTCTCTTTTGCGCAACGAAACAAATTTATCAGAATTAtttatcaaaagaaaaaagaaatgaaaaataatcaGCACTGCATTTGAGTAAATTTGAGATGTCGCTTTGAGAGTCGTGAGGTTAAAGGTCTTGAATATATACTCACTAGAATCTTTACTCTATATGGACTCCTGTTGTTCTATTTTTCTCTGTCAGACTGTGGGCGATGTCTGTCACCCCTGTGAAGAAACGAAAGTAGTGTATATTTTGGATGATCCACCTAAAGGAGACAGTTCTTCATTTAGGCCTACTTCATATTCATCTGTACATTACTGTGATCACATGACTCAAGAACAGGGTCATTCTTAAATGTTACATTGAATATTTACTGTTCTCCATGTTTGGCCCTATTTAATCTCATGAGCAGAAGCATATTCATCGCTTCTCACTTTTTATCTCTATGATACTGacataatttctttaattatttcaataaaaacaataaaaactatATTGTCTGCAGCCATCCTTAAGTCTGATGACCAGGCGTTATGAATGGTAGTTCACCATTTCCTGGGTGGCACATCAGGCGCTCTGctattgtttatttttgacACTGTTTGCAGAGCATTTGTGGTGCATGTGGTCAAAGAATGGAACACTTTGCAAATGTTCATGCCTATGAGTTGCAAACCAAATAAGCGACTACCCCTTGTCTTTGACTTACGAATATCTGTGTGGTCATAGCCTATAGTATGGCTAAATGTTATAGCCTATGTTACATATTAAGAGCATTGAATCGCCAATTTGGTGATTCTGCATGAACCCCAGTTCCAAGATTATCAGAATATTGGGATTTTTGATTGTTACAGTCCAGGTTCTTCTGCTGTACTGGTCACCTTTGAGCTCATAGGAAAGactcttaaaggaatagttcacctaaaaaaatgaaagttctggcgtcatttgctcacccttgtgttgtttcaaacctgtatgagtttttctttcttctgttaaacaaaaaaggagacattttgaagaatgttggtaaccaaacagttgacagTAGCCATTGACCTCCATATTGGAAAAAAatactgtctggttaccaacattctttaaaaggttagttcacccaaaaatgaaaatgatgtcattaattactcaccctcatgccgttccacaccagtaagacctttgttaatcttcagaacacaaattaagatattttagttgaaatctgatggctcagtgaggcctgcatagggagcaacgacatttcctttctcaagatccataaaggtactaaaaacatatttaaatcagttcatgtgagtacagtggttcaatattaatattataaagcgacgagaatatttttggtgcaccaaaaaaaccaaaataacgacttatatagtgatggccgatttcaaaacactgcttcaggaagcatcggagcataatgaatcagtgtattgaatcatgattcagatcgcatgtcaaactgccaacggctgaaatcacgtgactttggtgctccgaacagctgattcgatacactgattcattgtgcaccaatgcttcctgaagcagtgttttgaaattgtcgttattttgttttttttggcgcacaaaaaatattctcgtcactttataatattaatattgaaccactgtactcacatgaaccgatttagatgtgtttttagtacctttatggatcttgagagaggaaatgtcattgctccctatgaaggcctcacggagccatcagatttcaactaaaatatcttaatttgtgttccgaagatgaacgaacgtcttacgggtgagtaattaatgacagaattttcatttttgggtgaactaaccctttaaaatgtcttcttttgtgttcagatgaagaaagaaactcatacaggtttgaaacaacaaggtgagcaaatgatgacagaattaaccttttttgggggtgaactatccctttaatagtgTCAGAATTGTCGCGCATGCTCAGTAAAATGTTTTggagacattttaaaaaacgttgttcaaaatc of the Megalobrama amblycephala isolate DHTTF-2021 linkage group LG12, ASM1881202v1, whole genome shotgun sequence genome contains:
- the LOC125279739 gene encoding CMRF35-like molecule 5 isoform X1; translation: MLCYVVVYYKEDVLLEEDDNKLRRMKTHLKILSLFIVFSGVLMKSGDVFEGTVGEKVEIKCPYPDDYKFTPKYLCRHPCGSEHVLIKSAKIDQVDQNGRYSLINTVSGRFFTVTIKDLRLKDSGVYYCGLDQWFRDTLKKVNLSVRQAAPVNRPSHTPENTIITTTAFTWTTTLTSAVVTSNNSTSYEQFSSTVRLNESKNGEFVFSVTVVCAGVLVLLVFVALVFLYRKRSDSKSRCLNHPVPENSVQTVDDVFHIYDEMLNEYSLDASSSVIYSTVQQCNPAPQDDFYSLITHH
- the LOC125279739 gene encoding CMRF35-like molecule 5 isoform X3, with amino-acid sequence MLCYVVVYYKEDVLLEEDDNKLRRMKTHLKILSLFIVFSGVLMKSGDVFEGTVGEKVEIKCPYPDDYKFTPKYLCRHPCGSEHVLIKSAKIDQVDQNGRYSLINTVSGRFFTVTIKDLRLKDSGVYYCGLDQWFRDTLKKVNLSVRQAAPVNRPSHTPENTIITTTAFTWTTTLTSAVVTSNNSTSYEQFSSTVRLNESKNGEFVCVLVLLVFVALVFLYRKRSDSKSRCLNHPVPENSVQTVDDVFHIYDEMLNEYSLDASSSVIYSTVQQCNPAPQDDFYSLITHH
- the LOC125279739 gene encoding CMRF35-like molecule 5 isoform X2; protein product: MLCYVVVYYKEDVLLEEDDNKLRRMKTHLKILSLFIVFSGVLMKSGDVFEGTVGEKVEIKCPYPDDYKFTPKYLCRHPCGSEHVLIKSAKIDQVDQNGRYSLINTVSGRFFTVTIKDLRLKDSGVYYCGLDQWFRDTLKKVNLSVRQAPVNRPSHTPENTIITTTAFTWTTTLTSAVVTSNNSTSYEQFSSTVRLNESKNGEFVFSVTVVCAGVLVLLVFVALVFLYRKRSDSKSRCLNHPVPENSVQTVDDVFHIYDEMLNEYSLDASSSVIYSTVQQCNPAPQDDFYSLITHH
- the LOC125279744 gene encoding CMRF35-like molecule 5 isoform X2 is translated as MIWKMKTLMKILCLFVVFSGVLMKSGDVFEGTVGEKVEIKCPYPDDYKYTPKYLCRHPCRSEHVLIKSAKIDQVDQNGRYSLINTVSGRFFTVTIKDLRLKDSGVYYCGLDKWFRDTLKKVHLSVRQAPVDRPSHTPENTIITTTASTWTITLTSADIFHSYEVLPTVLSSGSTPLINRSDVTAVCAGVLSLLVFSILVPLLFIYRKRSDSKFRCKITHTLRLQLQQFQDPAEFKQTVGDVCHPCEETKVVYILDDPPKGDSSSFRPTSYSSVHYCDHMTQEQGHS
- the LOC125279744 gene encoding CMRF35-like molecule 5 isoform X1 — its product is MIWKMKTLMKILCLFVVFSGVLMKSGDVFEGTVGEKVEIKCPYPDDYKYTPKYLCRHPCRSEHVLIKSAKIDQVDQNGRYSLINTVSGRFFTVTIKDLRLKDSGVYYCGLDKWFRDTLKKVHLSVRQAAPVDRPSHTPENTIITTTASTWTITLTSADIFHSYEVLPTVLSSGSTPLINRSDVTAVCAGVLSLLVFSILVPLLFIYRKRSDSKFRCKITHTLRLQLQQFQDPAEFKQTVGDVCHPCEETKVVYILDDPPKGDSSSFRPTSYSSVHYCDHMTQEQGHS
- the LOC125279744 gene encoding CMRF35-like molecule 5 isoform X3, whose amino-acid sequence is MIWKMKTLMKILCLFVVFSGVLMKSGDVFEGTVGEKVEIKCPYPDDYKYTPKYLCRHPCRSEHVLIKSAKIDQVDQNGRYSLINTVSGRFFTVTIKDLRLKDSGVYYCGLDKWFRDTLKKVHLSVRQAAPVDRPSHTPENTIITTTASTWTITLTSADIFHSYEVLPTVLSSGSTPLINRSDVTAVCAGVLSLLVFSILVPLLFIYRKRSDSKFRFQDPAEFKQTVGDVCHPCEETKVVYILDDPPKGDSSSFRPTSYSSVHYCDHMTQEQGHS